A window of the Planococcus citri chromosome 4, ihPlaCitr1.1, whole genome shotgun sequence genome harbors these coding sequences:
- the LOC135845486 gene encoding juvenile hormone acid O-methyltransferase-like, whose protein sequence is MTSGALFRLSKAQTYYSYHGMQDRDADIALQKYKPKMKWNSKHKILDIGCGPGDLTYNYLLPLIPSNGEMLGVDISPAMISYANSNYKDSRLNFEVMDISNPKVAEKYKLNFDSVFSFYCLHWIQDQRTTMRNIYSILKPGGETLLIFLATSPIYRLYELLAASPKWSPYMKNYRDVISPYHYSADPVSDIKNLMQSVGFHVKECFCTPTSYTVPSKQVLYKSIEAVNPFLSLIPEHMLKEYDQDWKEKMWTSNLCTLLETNEVTFKYSLITIYAYKPH, encoded by the exons ATGACTTCAGGTGCATTATTCAG ACTCAGTAAGGCTCAAACTTATTATTCATATCATGGAATGCAAGACAGAGATGCTGACATCGCTTTACAAAAATACAAACCAAAGATGAAATGGAACAGTAAACATAAAATTTTAGATATTGGTTGCGGTCCTGGAGATTTGACGTATAATTATTTATTGCCTTTGATTCCCAGCAATGGTGAAATG TTGGGTGTTGATATATCTCCAGCGATGATCAGTTATGCAAACTCAAACTACAAAGATTCGCGTCTGAATTTCGAAGTGATGGATATCTCTAATCCAAAGGTGGCTGAGAAATACAAATTAAATTTCGATTcggttttttcgttttattgtttaCATTGGATTCAAGACCAAAG AACCACCATGAGAAAtatatattcaattttaaaaccagGAGGAGAAACTTTACTCATTTTTCTCGCTACCAGCCCTATCTATAGGCTTTACGAGCTTTTAGCTGCTTCACCAAAGTGGTCTCCGTACATGAAA AACTACAGAGATGTGATTTCACCTTACCATTATAGTGCAGATCCGGTATCTGATATTAAGAACTTGATGCAAAGCGTCGGTTTCCATGTCAAGGAATGTTTCTGTACGCCAACATCTTATACTGTACCATCAAAACAAGTCCTTTACA AATCCATCGAGGCAGTTAACCCATTTCTGAGCCTTATACCAGAGCACATGTTAAAAGAATACGACCAAGATTGGAAGGAGAAGATGTGGACGTCGAATTTATGCACCTTACTGGAAACGAATGAAGTCACGTTTAAGTACTCGTTGATAACGATTTACGCCTATAAACCTCACTAA
- the LOC135845389 gene encoding uncharacterized protein LOC135845389 has translation MRRKTFWWCILIQIILFKKWRGFCQQLQSEIRIIKAGNCNMSGLTWTMRDISIQSQYPRTYMNLRFDVSKEIKTMKKVYYHFERCNEQGFDCEDFQNFSVDRFCSLMLMKNQIWSGFIDRCQPPLRCPLKKMSYEVQNATVDIDDLTRFYPDVLKYNWYANIEVSDERDAIVFCGFFKIHVFQYRKRDRKHPKSS, from the exons ATGCGCAGAAAAACATtttggtggtgtattttaatacagataattttattcaaaaaatggcgaGGATTTTGTCAA CAACTCCAATCAGAGATTCGTATTATAAAAGCTGGCAATTGTAATATGTCTGGACTGACATGGACAATGCGTGATATATCTATTCAATCTCAGTACCCGAGAACCTATATGAATCTTCGTTTTGACGTATCCAAGGAaataaaaacgatgaaaaaa GTTTATTATCATTTTGAACGATGCAATGAACAGGGTTTCGATTGCgaagatttccaaaatttcagcgtggATCGATTTTGCTCGCTGATGCTGATGAAGAATCAGATATGGTCAGGATTTATTGATCGATGCCAGCCTCCGCTTCGCTGCCCACTGAAaaag ATGTCCTATGAAGTACAAAATGCTACTGTTGACATCGATGACTTGACTAGGTTTTATCCAGATGTGCTCAAGTATAATTGGTATGCAAATATCGAAGTATCAGATGAACGTGATGCGATTgtattttgtggattttttaaaatacacgtGTTTCAATACAGAAAGAGAGACAG AAAACATCCaaaaagctcttga
- the LOC135845485 gene encoding uncharacterized protein LOC135845485, translating into MENSTKKQLLLENLLTATDVIFESSLTLEQLSSIKILVVLWNKKPIREKLLFVALEFTDSQSPSKSTIWQEVLRQIAIYIGKLHLPTMISRKLWDINNYISKSLLYWLVHTYSTFYHNSDHMDPTTWKSYFYTTLNLFWNALCKSNIYEMEFCNDAETCTKFQSPFLSLWYNIPKSLENRIHLDANMIALVLYFLPWNVGQHVIHYTIHKIDDSQKKDVITSKYGRLKCIFFIKHNEWQFYNLYTSYMLSNKEELFKYKQYLIREEGLNTSVHFFKHKAIKNGTEYLQFSQKVENELSDKDFFIRYFIKYRYWDLLEIYMCLFCNQSDRYEVKKSLLCENGFQFLEVLIQSTGWSIQKHFLAEFFTKEDKSDKSNRQLLRRYFFEKLRQQKDDDDSDFVAMVNFIKWSTEADAGLDEENLALLGEVMSIYFKDLDARKVDDLLSTVFQSDKDLVQEQFRNKYLNKGRNGRIQIV; encoded by the coding sequence ATggaaaattctaccaaaaaacaACTCCTCTTGGAAAACCTTCTCACAGCCACTGACGTAATATTCGAATCAAGTCTAACTCTCGAGCAACTATCATCGATAAAAATACTCGTCGTACTATGGAACAAAAAACCCATCAGAGAAAAATTACTCTTCGTGGCTCTAGAATTCACCGATTCGCAATCCCCATCCAAATCAACAATATGGCAAGAAGTGCTACGTCAAATCGCCATCTACATTGGTAAATTACATTTACCCACGATGATCTCTCGAAAATTATGGGATATCAATAACTACATCAGTAAATCCCTGCTGTACTGGCTGGTCCATACTTACTCGACGTTTTACCATAATTCCGATCATATGGACCCTACTACCTGGAAATCGTATTTTTACACCACTCTAAATTTATTCTGGAACGCTCTCTGCAAATCGAATATTTACGAGATGGAATTTTGTAACGACGCCGAAACTTGTACTAAGTTCCAAAGTCCTTTCCTATCCTTATGGTACAATATACCGAAAAGCTTGGAGAATCGAATACATCTGGATGCCAACATGATCGCCTTAGTTTTGTATTTCCTGCCTTGGAATGTAGGTCAGCACGTTATCCATTACACCATTCACAAAATCGACGATTCCCAAAAGAAGGACGTCATTACATCGAAATACGGTAGGCTAAAgtgcatatttttcattaaacaCAACGAATGGCAATTCTATAACTTATACACCTCTTACATGTTATCCAATAAGGAAGAATTATTCAAATATAAACAATACCTGATTCGAGAAGAAGGTTTAAACACgtctgttcattttttcaaacataaggCCATTAAAAATGGCACAGAGTATTTACAATTCAGTCAAAAGGTCGAAAACGAGCTCTCTGATAAAGATTTCTTTATCAGATATTTCATCAAGTACAGGTATTGGGATTTGTTGGAAATTTACATGTGTTTATTTTGCAACCAAAGTGATCGATACGAGGTTAAAAAATCCTTATTGTGTGAAAACggtttccaatttttggaagtGTTGATTCAGAGCACAGGTTGGTCTATTCAGAAACACTTTCTTGCAGAGTTTTTCACTAAAGAGGATAAATCTGATAAATCTAATAGGCAGCTCTTGaggagatatttttttgagaaattacgcCAGCAGAAGGATGACGATGATAGTGATTTTGTTGCAATGGTTAATTTTATTAAGTGGAGTACAGAAGCAGACGCTGGATTAGATGAGGAAAATTTAGCACTGTTGGGTGAAGTTATGTCGATATATTTTAAAGATTTAGATGCTAGAAAGGTCGATGATTTGCTTAGTACTGTTTTTCAGTCTGATAAGGACTTGGTACAAGAGCAATTTCGAAATAAATACCTGAACAAAGGTAGGAATGGTAGGAttcaaattgtttga